The following proteins come from a genomic window of Coffea arabica cultivar ET-39 chromosome 11c, Coffea Arabica ET-39 HiFi, whole genome shotgun sequence:
- the LOC113716934 gene encoding phytosulfokine receptor 1-like yields the protein MREVWIIFVFLGFSLQALDVSSQNVTCNPNDMKALVDFLGGLDSSSRIVGWDANSSSPNCCNWAGIRCNSSSGRVVKLEVPQKRLSGKLPESFGNLSELRTLNLSKNYLKGSIPSTLLHLPNLEVLDLSCNGFSDSFPMSISLPSIQVFNISENSFRGPVPVGICNNSTKLQALKMGANKFSGNLAPGLGNCTSLEDLCLASNFLSGGLAEDLFHLSKLERLTLQDNKFSGNLNANIGNLSSLVFLDVSLNEFSGNLPDVFLRFGKLNYFAAQSNKFIGRIPMSLANSPTVATLSLRNNSLGDTLDLNCAAMTSLVSLDLGTNQFRGAIPDNLPTCPQLRTINLAKNSFTGQIPETFKNFQTLSYLSISNSSIHNLSSALATLQHCKNLTTLFLTLNFHNEQLPSDSALRFTKLRALVIANCKLTGTIPLWLTNSERLEVLDLSWNQLEGAIPSWFGGFQFLFYLDLSNNSLTGEIPKELTQLNSLISKSKTLDKPPPDLPFFVKRNVSAGGLQYNQILSLPPTLELGNNFLTGQIWPEFGNLKMLHFLDLKFNNLSGIIPSELSGMTSIECLDLSHNNLSGAIPPSLVNLSFLSTFSVAYNKLSGGIPNGGQFLLFPTSSFEGNPGLCSDSHNTSCPTGKQVPHASVRRAKTPRSTIIGMAIGIGFGSVFLIALFLLIALWSIRRKAIDPEKEGDDSEKDLEELGSSLVVLFQNKGSSKAISLDDLVKSTNSFDQSNIIGCGGFGLVYKAILSDGRKVAIKRLCGDGGQMDREFQAEVETLSRAQHPNLVLLQGYCIYRNDRLLIYSYMENGSLDYWLHEKVDGPSSLDWDCRLRIAQGAARGLAYLHQSCEPHILHRDIKSSNILLDENFEAHLADFGLARLILPYDTHVTTDLVGTLGYIPPEYGQASVATYKGDVYSFGVVLLELLTGKRPMDMCKPKENRDLISWVIQQKKDKRETEVFDPFIYEKEHAEELLWVLEIACLCLSDSPKARPSTQQLVSWLDNIHSPPSLYLC from the coding sequence ATGCGGGAGGTGTGGATTATCTTTGTGTTTCTTGGCTTTTCATTGCAAGCTTTGGATGTAAGTTCTCAGAATGTTACGTGCAACCCAAATGATATGAAGGCATTAGTGGATTTCTTGGGTGGATTGGATTCAAGCTCAAGAATTGTGGGTTGGGATGCAAATTCATCCTCTCCCAATTGCTGCAACTGGGCTGGAATTAGATGCAATTCTTCCTCAGGCAGGGTCGTGAAGTTGGAGGTTCCTCAGAAAAGGCTATCGGGAAAGTTGCCTGAGTCTTTTGGCAATTTGAGTGAGCTTAGAACactcaatttgtccaaaaattATCTCAAAGGTTCAATACCTTCGACACTCTTACACTTGCCTAATTTAGAGGTATTGGACTTGAGCTGCAATGGATTTTCTGACTCGTTTCCAATGAGCATCAGCCTGCCTTCAATTCAAGTCTTCAACATTTCAGAGAATTCATTTCGCGGTCCAGTTCCTGTGGGAATTTGCaataattcaaccaaacttCAGGCCTTAAAGATGGGAGCTAACAAATTCAGTGGAAATCTTGCACCAGGACTGGGGAACTGTACTTCTTTGGAGGATCTTTGTCTTGCATCAAATTTTCTTTCTGGTGGTTTAGCTGAAGATTTGTTTCATCTGTCAAAACTGGAGAGATTGACCCTTCAGGATAACAAATTTTCAGGGAACTTGAATGCCAACATTGGTAACCTCtctagtcttgttttccttgatGTTTCCTTGAACGAATTCTCAGGCAATTTACCTGATGTTTTTCTTCGCTTTGGGAAGTTAAATTACTTCGCAGCTCAATCGAATAAATTCATTGGTAGAATTCCTATGTCATTGGCAAATTCCCCAACTGTTGCTACCCTTAGTTTGAGAAATAATTCTTTAGGTGATACACTTGATCTTAATTGTGCTGCAATGACTAGTCTGGTTTCACTTGACTTGGGTACTAATCAGTTTCGTGGAGCAATCCCTGATAATCTTCCTACCTGCCCACAATTGAGAACGATAAATCTAGCAAAAAACAGCTTCACTGGCCAAATTCCAGAAaccttcaagaattttcagaCACTTTCTTACCTTTCCATATCAAACTCGAGTATTCATAACCTGTCATCTGCTCTTGCAACTTTGCAGCACTGTAAGAACTTAACGACCTTGTTTCTTACTCTAAATTTTCATAATGAGCAGTTGCCATCTGATTCTGCTCTGCGGTTTACCAAGCTTCGAGCTCTTGTCATTGCAAATTGTAAACTCACAGGTACTATTCCCCTGTGGTTGACTAATTCTGAGAGGCTGGAAGTGTTAGATTTATCGTGGAATCAGCTTGAAGGAGCAATTCCATCCTGGTTTGGGGGTTTTCAGTTTCTATTTTacttggacttgtccaataaCTCTTTGACTGGGGAAATTCCGAAGGAACTTACTCAATTGAACAGTCTCATTTCTAAGAGTAAAACATTGGATAAGCCTCCTCCTGATCTCCCATTTTTTGTGAAGAGAAATGTAAGTGCTGGAGGGTTACAGTATAATCAAATTTTGAGCCTTCCCCCAACATTGGAGCTTGGAAATAACTTCCTCACTGGACAAATTTGGCCAGAGTTTGGGAATTTGAAAATGTTACACTTTTTGGACCTGAAGTTTAACAATTTATCAGGCATCATTCCAAGCGAATTGTCAGGTATGACGAGCATTGAATGTTTGGATTTGTCCCATAACAATCTGTCTGGAGCAATACCCCCTTCTTTAGTAAACCTCAGCTTTCTGTCAACGTTTAGCGTTGCGTACAATAAACTCTCTGGGGGGATCCCAAACGGAGGCCAGTTTCTATTGTTTCCAACATCAAGCTTTGAAGGGAACCCAGGTCTTTGTTCTGATTCACACAATACTTCTTGTCCTACCGGCAAACAAGTTCCCCATGCATCAGTTAGAAGAGCAAAGACACCCAGAAGCACTATAATTGGCATGGCAATTGGGATTGGCTTTGGAagtgtatttcttattgctctctttctcttgatTGCTTTATGGTCTATCAGGAGGAAAGCAATTGATCCAGAAAAGGAGGGTGATGACTCAGAGAAGGACTTGGAAGAACTTGGGTCGAGTCTTGTGGTTCTTTTCCAAAACAAGGGTAGTAGTAAAGCAATTTCACTTGATGACCTTGTAAAATCCACTAACAGTTTTGATCAGTCAAACATTATTGGTTGTGGTGGCTTTGGTTTGGTGTACAAGGCCATTCTTTCTGATGGTAGGAAGGTTGCGATCAAGCGGCTTTGTGGAGATGGTGGACAGATGGATAGAGAATTTCAAGCGGAAGTTGAAACACTCTCAAGAGCACAGCATCCAAATCTGGTTCTTCTTCAGGGTTATTGCATTTACAGGAATGACAGGCTCCTAATATACTCTTATATGGAAAATGGAAGCTTGGACTATTGGCTTCATGAAAAAGTCGATGGGCCTTCCTCCTTGGATTGGGATTGCAGACTTCGAATTGCTCAAGGTGCTGCTAGAGGGCTCGCTTACTTGCACCAGTCGTGTGAGCCTCATATCCTTCATAGAGATATTAAGTCTAGTAATATTCTCTTGGATGAGAATTTTGAAGCTCACCTAGCTGACTTTGGTCTGGCGAGGCTTATTCTTCCGTATGACACACATGTGACTACTGATCTTGTTGGGACATTAGGTTACATTCCTCCTGAATATGGCCAAGCTTCAGTTGCAACCTACAAGGGTGATGTGTACAGTTTCGGGGTTGTTCTGCTAGAGCTGCTTACAGGCAAGAGGCCGATGGATATGTGCAAGCCAAAAGAAAATCGGGATTTGATTTCTTGGGTTATTCAACAGAAGAAGGATAAAAGGGAAACCGAAGTTTTTGATccatttatttatgaaaaagaaCATGCTGAAGAATTGTTGTGGGTTCTTGAGATCGCTTGCCTTTGCTTGAGTGACTCCCCCAAAGCAAGGCCTTCTACTCAGCAATTAGTTTCTTGGCTCGACAACATTCATTCCCCACCCAGCCTGTACTTGTGCTAG